Within the Thermosynechococcus sichuanensis E542 genome, the region AAGTTAGCGCGTGTCTGAAGTGCGTTTAGGTGAAAACGAATCCATTGAATCCGCTCTGCGGCGATTCAAGAAAAAAATCCAAAAAGCGGGTATTCTTTCGGAAGTCAAACGGCGTGAACGTTACGAAAAACCCAGCCTGCGCCGCAAACGCAAACAGGAGGCCGCCCGCAAGCGCAATCGCTAAGCCTTGGGTATGACCACGAGGGAAAGCCTCACAATTGACCTCCACAGCACTGAGAGTGCGATCGCCCTTGTCGGTGAGCAAGAAGCCAACCTGCGCATCTTTGCCGCCCAAACAGGGGCGACCCTTGTTTTAAGGGGGCGCGATCTCTACATCACCGGCACCCCTGCCCAAATTCAACTCTGCCAGCAACTGATTCAAGACCTCGGTACCCTCTGGCGCGAGGGACGTC harbors:
- the rpsU gene encoding 30S ribosomal protein S21, encoding MSEVRLGENESIESALRRFKKKIQKAGILSEVKRRERYEKPSLRRKRKQEAARKRNR